Proteins from a single region of Oncorhynchus tshawytscha isolate Ot180627B linkage group LG03, Otsh_v2.0, whole genome shotgun sequence:
- the LOC112233793 gene encoding cell surface glycoprotein 1 isoform X11, with protein MAGSFLGKVIIPLLAYFLAEVTGEQQYGGLGREITLTPKVSGQPEDILWKHNGNKVVEFDRSQNVEYGRYKGRTILDWDSGALTIKGLTDADSGPYELEAVVKGKLQYSQHKVGVIDDVAQPSATCVVDTTTPENMDRTLLCSADLQPLTQFIWRSPEGSESPGPELFIPGGENQDSENQESIYTCVVKNPVSEKSAEFTLKNCYTEEGSSSVLAVVLSILLPLILVAVLAFLLWYYWRKCKKPAEAALTKSEEEKGLVEDIKQVTDTEHVQDKPNPGQQDLVTPDHTQAQQDLVTADPTPAQQDLVTPDTTPAQQDLVTPDPTPAQQDLVTPDPTQAQQDLLTPDHSQAQQDLVTPDPTPAQQDLVTPDPTPAQQDLVTPDPTPAQHDLVTPDPTPAQQDLVTPDHSQAQQDLVTPDPTPAQQDLVTPDPTPAQQDLVTPDPTQAQQDLVTPDHSQAQQDLVTPDPTPAQHDLVTPDPTQAQQDLLTPDHSQAQQDLVTPDPTPAQQDLVTPDPTQAQQDLLTSDHSQAQQDLLTPEPTPAQQDLVTPDPTQAQQDLVTPDPTPAQQDLVTPDPTPAQQDLVTPDHSQAQQDLVTPESKESKLGTPTPEPNQETVPAPETAPGQKYPITTETASGQKYPITTETASGQKYPITAGTAPGHAD; from the exons ATGGCAGGTAGCTTTTTGGGGAAAGTTATCATACCGCTTTTGGCTTATTTTCTCG CGGAGGTGACAGGTGAACAGCAGTATGGTGGCCTGGGAAGAGAGATCACCCTGACCCCCAAGGTCTCAGGTCAGCCTGAGGACATCCTGTGGAAACACAATGGGAACAAGGTGGTGGAGTTTGATAGGAGTCAGAATGTTGAGTATGGCAGGTATAAAGGCAGGACCATCCTGGACTGGGACTCTGGAGCGCTAACTATCAAAGGTCTCACTGATGCAGACAGTGGGCCCTATGAGTTAGAGGCTGTCGTCAAGGGCAAGCTGCAGTACTCTCAACATAAGGTGGGGGTTATTG ATGATGTGGCACAGCCCAGTGCAACCTGTGTGGTTGACACCACAACCCCAGAGAACATGGACAGAACCCTGCTGTGCTCAGCTGACCTCCAGCCCCTGACCCAGTTCATCTGGAGGAGTCCTGAGGGGTCAGAGAGTCCTGGACCTGAACTGTTCATACCTGGGGGGGAGAACCAGGATTCTGAGAACCAGGAGTCTATCTACACATGTGTGGTGAAAAACCCTGTGAGTGAGAAAAGTGCAGAGTTCACCCTGAAGAACTGCTACACTG AGGAAGGCTCATCCAGTGTCCTGGCTGTGGTCCTGTCCATTCTCCTTCCACTCATCTTAGTTGCTGTTCTGGCATTTCTCTTGTGGTACTACTGGAGGAAATGCAAGAAAC CAGCTGAAGCTGCACTGACAAAATCTGAAGAAGAGAAAGGACTGGTGGAAGATATAAAACAAG TGACAGACACAGAGCATGTACAGGACAAGCCCAACCCAGGCCAACAAGACCTAGTCACACCAGACCACACCCAGGCCCAACAAGACCTAGTCACAGCAGACCCCACCCCTGCCCAACAAGACCTAGTCACACCAGACACCACCCCTGCCCAACAAGACCTAGTCACACCAGACCCCACCCCTGCCCAACAAGACCTAGTCACACCAGACCCCACCCAGGCCCAACAAGACCTACTCACACCAGACCACTCCCAGGCCCAACAAGACCTAGTCACACCAGACCCCACCCCTGCCCAACAAGACCTAGTCACACCAGACCCCACCCCTGCCCAACAAGACCTAGTCACACCAGACCCCACCCCTGCCCAACATGACCTAGTCACACCAGACCCCACCCCTGCCCAACAAGACCTAGTCACACCAGACCACTCCCAGGCCCAACAAGACCTAGTAACACCAGACCCCACCCCTGCCCAACAAGACCTAGTCACACCAGACCCCACCCCTGCCCAACAAGACCTAGTCACACCAGACCCCACCCAGGCCCAACAAGACCTAGTCACACCAGACCACTCCCAGGCCCAACAAGACCTAGTCACACCAGACCCCACCCCTGCCCAACATGACCTAGTCACACCAGACCCCACCCAGGCCCAACAAGACCTACTCACACCAGACCACTCCCAGGCCCAACAAGACCTAGTCACACCAGACCCCACCCCTGCCCAACAAGACCTAGTCACACCAGACCCCACCCAGGCCCAACAAGACCTACTCACATCAGACCACTCCCAGGCCCAACAAGACCTACTCACACCAGAACCCACCCCTGCCCAACAAGACCTAGTCACACCAGACCCCACCCAGGCCCAACAAGACCTAGTCACACCAGACCCCACCCCTGCCCAACAAGACCTAGTCACACCAGACCCTACCCCTGCCCAACAAGACCTAGTCACACCAGACCACTCCCAGGCCCAACAAGACCTAGTCACACCAGAATCCAAAGAATCCAAGCTAGGCACGCCCACACCAGAACCCAACCAGGAAACAGTTCCAGCTCCAGAGACAGCTCCAGGCCAAAAATACCCAATCACAACAGAGACAGCTTCAGGACAAAAATACCCAATCACAACAGAGACAGCTTCAGGACAAAAATACCCAATCACAGCAGGGACAGCTCCAGGCCACGCAGACTGA
- the LOC112233793 gene encoding cell surface glycoprotein 1 isoform X6 encodes MAGSFLGKVIIPLLAYFLAEVTGEQQYGGLGREITLTPKVSGQPEDILWKHNGNKVVEFDRSQNVEYGRYKGRTILDWDSGALTIKGLTDADSGPYELEAVVKGKLQYSQHKVGVIDDVAQPSATCVVDTTTPENMDRTLLCSADLQPLTQFIWRSPEGSESPGPELFIPGGENQDSENQESIYTCVVKNPVSEKSAEFTLKNCYTEEGSSSVLAVVLSILLPLILVAVLAFLLWYYWRKCKKPEAALTKSEEEKGLVEDIKQGMVKEQIELINKQNADPNRTWQTEPAGRIFSPTKSRGHSLLYRQNDSLSDKQTVTDTEHVQDKPNPGQQDLVTPDHTQAQQDLVTADPTPAQQDLVTPDTTPAQQDLVTPDPTPAQQDLVTPDPTQAQQDLLTPDHSQAQQDLVTPDPTPAQQDLVTPDPTPAQQDLVTPDPTPAQHDLVTPDPTPAQQDLVTPDHSQAQQDLVTPDPTPAQQDLVTPDPTPAQQDLVTPDPTQAQQDLVTPDHSQAQQDLVTPDPTPAQHDLVTPDPTQAQQDLLTPDHSQAQQDLVTPDPTPAQQDLVTPDPTQAQQDLLTSDHSQAQQDLLTPEPTPAQQDLVTPDPTQAQQDLVTPDPTPAQQDLVTPDPTPAQQDLVTPDHSQAQQDLVTPESKESKLGTPTPEPNQETVPAPETAPGQKYPITTETASGQKYPITTETASGQKYPITAGTAPGHAD; translated from the exons ATGGCAGGTAGCTTTTTGGGGAAAGTTATCATACCGCTTTTGGCTTATTTTCTCG CGGAGGTGACAGGTGAACAGCAGTATGGTGGCCTGGGAAGAGAGATCACCCTGACCCCCAAGGTCTCAGGTCAGCCTGAGGACATCCTGTGGAAACACAATGGGAACAAGGTGGTGGAGTTTGATAGGAGTCAGAATGTTGAGTATGGCAGGTATAAAGGCAGGACCATCCTGGACTGGGACTCTGGAGCGCTAACTATCAAAGGTCTCACTGATGCAGACAGTGGGCCCTATGAGTTAGAGGCTGTCGTCAAGGGCAAGCTGCAGTACTCTCAACATAAGGTGGGGGTTATTG ATGATGTGGCACAGCCCAGTGCAACCTGTGTGGTTGACACCACAACCCCAGAGAACATGGACAGAACCCTGCTGTGCTCAGCTGACCTCCAGCCCCTGACCCAGTTCATCTGGAGGAGTCCTGAGGGGTCAGAGAGTCCTGGACCTGAACTGTTCATACCTGGGGGGGAGAACCAGGATTCTGAGAACCAGGAGTCTATCTACACATGTGTGGTGAAAAACCCTGTGAGTGAGAAAAGTGCAGAGTTCACCCTGAAGAACTGCTACACTG AGGAAGGCTCATCCAGTGTCCTGGCTGTGGTCCTGTCCATTCTCCTTCCACTCATCTTAGTTGCTGTTCTGGCATTTCTCTTGTGGTACTACTGGAGGAAATGCAAGAAAC CTGAAGCTGCACTGACAAAATCTGAAGAAGAGAAAGGACTGGTGGAAGATATAAAACAAG GAATGGTAAAAGAGCAGATAGAGCTGATAAACAAGCAGAATGCAGATCCAAATAGGACATGGCAAACTGAACCAGCTGGAAGAATTTTCTCTCCAACTAAAAGTAGGGGTCACAGCCTTCtatacagacagaatgacagtctctcagacaaacagacag TGACAGACACAGAGCATGTACAGGACAAGCCCAACCCAGGCCAACAAGACCTAGTCACACCAGACCACACCCAGGCCCAACAAGACCTAGTCACAGCAGACCCCACCCCTGCCCAACAAGACCTAGTCACACCAGACACCACCCCTGCCCAACAAGACCTAGTCACACCAGACCCCACCCCTGCCCAACAAGACCTAGTCACACCAGACCCCACCCAGGCCCAACAAGACCTACTCACACCAGACCACTCCCAGGCCCAACAAGACCTAGTCACACCAGACCCCACCCCTGCCCAACAAGACCTAGTCACACCAGACCCCACCCCTGCCCAACAAGACCTAGTCACACCAGACCCCACCCCTGCCCAACATGACCTAGTCACACCAGACCCCACCCCTGCCCAACAAGACCTAGTCACACCAGACCACTCCCAGGCCCAACAAGACCTAGTAACACCAGACCCCACCCCTGCCCAACAAGACCTAGTCACACCAGACCCCACCCCTGCCCAACAAGACCTAGTCACACCAGACCCCACCCAGGCCCAACAAGACCTAGTCACACCAGACCACTCCCAGGCCCAACAAGACCTAGTCACACCAGACCCCACCCCTGCCCAACATGACCTAGTCACACCAGACCCCACCCAGGCCCAACAAGACCTACTCACACCAGACCACTCCCAGGCCCAACAAGACCTAGTCACACCAGACCCCACCCCTGCCCAACAAGACCTAGTCACACCAGACCCCACCCAGGCCCAACAAGACCTACTCACATCAGACCACTCCCAGGCCCAACAAGACCTACTCACACCAGAACCCACCCCTGCCCAACAAGACCTAGTCACACCAGACCCCACCCAGGCCCAACAAGACCTAGTCACACCAGACCCCACCCCTGCCCAACAAGACCTAGTCACACCAGACCCTACCCCTGCCCAACAAGACCTAGTCACACCAGACCACTCCCAGGCCCAACAAGACCTAGTCACACCAGAATCCAAAGAATCCAAGCTAGGCACGCCCACACCAGAACCCAACCAGGAAACAGTTCCAGCTCCAGAGACAGCTCCAGGCCAAAAATACCCAATCACAACAGAGACAGCTTCAGGACAAAAATACCCAATCACAACAGAGACAGCTTCAGGACAAAAATACCCAATCACAGCAGGGACAGCTCCAGGCCACGCAGACTGA
- the LOC112233793 gene encoding cell surface glycoprotein 1 isoform X3, with protein MAGSFLGKVIIPLLAYFLAEVTGEQQYGGLGREITLTPKVSGQPEDILWKHNGNKVVEFDRSQNVEYGRYKGRTILDWDSGALTIKGLTDADSGPYELEAVVKGKLQYSQHKVGVIDDVAQPSATCVVDTTTPENMDRTLLCSADLQPLTQFIWRSPEGSESPGPELFIPGGENQDSENQESIYTCVVKNPVSEKSAEFTLKNCYTEEGSSSVLAVVLSILLPLILVAVLAFLLWYYWRKCKKPEAALTKSEEEKGLVEDIKQGNKDPEDDHSENTGNITFIPKGMVKEQIELINKQNADPNRTWQTEPAGRIFSPTKSRGHSLLYRQNDSLSDKQTVTDTEHVQDKPNPGQQDLVTPDHTQAQQDLVTADPTPAQQDLVTPDTTPAQQDLVTPDPTPAQQDLVTPDPTQAQQDLLTPDHSQAQQDLVTPDPTPAQQDLVTPDPTPAQQDLVTPDPTPAQHDLVTPDPTPAQQDLVTPDHSQAQQDLVTPDPTPAQQDLVTPDPTPAQQDLVTPDPTQAQQDLVTPDHSQAQQDLVTPDPTPAQHDLVTPDPTQAQQDLLTPDHSQAQQDLVTPDPTPAQQDLVTPDPTQAQQDLLTSDHSQAQQDLLTPEPTPAQQDLVTPDPTQAQQDLVTPDPTPAQQDLVTPDPTPAQQDLVTPDHSQAQQDLVTPESKESKLGTPTPEPNQETVPAPETAPGQKYPITTETASGQKYPITTETASGQKYPITAGTAPGHAD; from the exons ATGGCAGGTAGCTTTTTGGGGAAAGTTATCATACCGCTTTTGGCTTATTTTCTCG CGGAGGTGACAGGTGAACAGCAGTATGGTGGCCTGGGAAGAGAGATCACCCTGACCCCCAAGGTCTCAGGTCAGCCTGAGGACATCCTGTGGAAACACAATGGGAACAAGGTGGTGGAGTTTGATAGGAGTCAGAATGTTGAGTATGGCAGGTATAAAGGCAGGACCATCCTGGACTGGGACTCTGGAGCGCTAACTATCAAAGGTCTCACTGATGCAGACAGTGGGCCCTATGAGTTAGAGGCTGTCGTCAAGGGCAAGCTGCAGTACTCTCAACATAAGGTGGGGGTTATTG ATGATGTGGCACAGCCCAGTGCAACCTGTGTGGTTGACACCACAACCCCAGAGAACATGGACAGAACCCTGCTGTGCTCAGCTGACCTCCAGCCCCTGACCCAGTTCATCTGGAGGAGTCCTGAGGGGTCAGAGAGTCCTGGACCTGAACTGTTCATACCTGGGGGGGAGAACCAGGATTCTGAGAACCAGGAGTCTATCTACACATGTGTGGTGAAAAACCCTGTGAGTGAGAAAAGTGCAGAGTTCACCCTGAAGAACTGCTACACTG AGGAAGGCTCATCCAGTGTCCTGGCTGTGGTCCTGTCCATTCTCCTTCCACTCATCTTAGTTGCTGTTCTGGCATTTCTCTTGTGGTACTACTGGAGGAAATGCAAGAAAC CTGAAGCTGCACTGACAAAATCTGAAGAAGAGAAAGGACTGGTGGAAGATATAAAACAAG GAAACAAAGATCCTGAGGATGACCATTCTGAGAACACTGGAAATATAACTTTTATACCAAAAG GAATGGTAAAAGAGCAGATAGAGCTGATAAACAAGCAGAATGCAGATCCAAATAGGACATGGCAAACTGAACCAGCTGGAAGAATTTTCTCTCCAACTAAAAGTAGGGGTCACAGCCTTCtatacagacagaatgacagtctctcagacaaacagacag TGACAGACACAGAGCATGTACAGGACAAGCCCAACCCAGGCCAACAAGACCTAGTCACACCAGACCACACCCAGGCCCAACAAGACCTAGTCACAGCAGACCCCACCCCTGCCCAACAAGACCTAGTCACACCAGACACCACCCCTGCCCAACAAGACCTAGTCACACCAGACCCCACCCCTGCCCAACAAGACCTAGTCACACCAGACCCCACCCAGGCCCAACAAGACCTACTCACACCAGACCACTCCCAGGCCCAACAAGACCTAGTCACACCAGACCCCACCCCTGCCCAACAAGACCTAGTCACACCAGACCCCACCCCTGCCCAACAAGACCTAGTCACACCAGACCCCACCCCTGCCCAACATGACCTAGTCACACCAGACCCCACCCCTGCCCAACAAGACCTAGTCACACCAGACCACTCCCAGGCCCAACAAGACCTAGTAACACCAGACCCCACCCCTGCCCAACAAGACCTAGTCACACCAGACCCCACCCCTGCCCAACAAGACCTAGTCACACCAGACCCCACCCAGGCCCAACAAGACCTAGTCACACCAGACCACTCCCAGGCCCAACAAGACCTAGTCACACCAGACCCCACCCCTGCCCAACATGACCTAGTCACACCAGACCCCACCCAGGCCCAACAAGACCTACTCACACCAGACCACTCCCAGGCCCAACAAGACCTAGTCACACCAGACCCCACCCCTGCCCAACAAGACCTAGTCACACCAGACCCCACCCAGGCCCAACAAGACCTACTCACATCAGACCACTCCCAGGCCCAACAAGACCTACTCACACCAGAACCCACCCCTGCCCAACAAGACCTAGTCACACCAGACCCCACCCAGGCCCAACAAGACCTAGTCACACCAGACCCCACCCCTGCCCAACAAGACCTAGTCACACCAGACCCTACCCCTGCCCAACAAGACCTAGTCACACCAGACCACTCCCAGGCCCAACAAGACCTAGTCACACCAGAATCCAAAGAATCCAAGCTAGGCACGCCCACACCAGAACCCAACCAGGAAACAGTTCCAGCTCCAGAGACAGCTCCAGGCCAAAAATACCCAATCACAACAGAGACAGCTTCAGGACAAAAATACCCAATCACAACAGAGACAGCTTCAGGACAAAAATACCCAATCACAGCAGGGACAGCTCCAGGCCACGCAGACTGA
- the LOC112233793 gene encoding cell surface glycoprotein 1 isoform X1 — MAGSFLGKVIIPLLAYFLAEVTGEQQYGGLGREITLTPKVSGQPEDILWKHNGNKVVEFDRSQNVEYGRYKGRTILDWDSGALTIKGLTDADSGPYELEAVVKGKLQYSQHKVGVIDDVAQPSATCVVDTTTPENMDRTLLCSADLQPLTQFIWRSPEGSESPGPELFIPGGENQDSENQESIYTCVVKNPVSEKSAEFTLKNCYTEEGSSSVLAVVLSILLPLILVAVLAFLLWYYWRKCKKPAEAALTKSEEEKGLVEDIKQGNKDPEDDHSENTGNITFIPKGMVKEQIELINKQNADPNRTWQTEPAGRIFSPTKSRGHSLLYRQNDSLSDKQTVTDTEHVQDKPNPGQQDLVTPDHTQAQQDLVTADPTPAQQDLVTPDTTPAQQDLVTPDPTPAQQDLVTPDPTQAQQDLLTPDHSQAQQDLVTPDPTPAQQDLVTPDPTPAQQDLVTPDPTPAQHDLVTPDPTPAQQDLVTPDHSQAQQDLVTPDPTPAQQDLVTPDPTPAQQDLVTPDPTQAQQDLVTPDHSQAQQDLVTPDPTPAQHDLVTPDPTQAQQDLLTPDHSQAQQDLVTPDPTPAQQDLVTPDPTQAQQDLLTSDHSQAQQDLLTPEPTPAQQDLVTPDPTQAQQDLVTPDPTPAQQDLVTPDPTPAQQDLVTPDHSQAQQDLVTPESKESKLGTPTPEPNQETVPAPETAPGQKYPITTETASGQKYPITTETASGQKYPITAGTAPGHAD, encoded by the exons ATGGCAGGTAGCTTTTTGGGGAAAGTTATCATACCGCTTTTGGCTTATTTTCTCG CGGAGGTGACAGGTGAACAGCAGTATGGTGGCCTGGGAAGAGAGATCACCCTGACCCCCAAGGTCTCAGGTCAGCCTGAGGACATCCTGTGGAAACACAATGGGAACAAGGTGGTGGAGTTTGATAGGAGTCAGAATGTTGAGTATGGCAGGTATAAAGGCAGGACCATCCTGGACTGGGACTCTGGAGCGCTAACTATCAAAGGTCTCACTGATGCAGACAGTGGGCCCTATGAGTTAGAGGCTGTCGTCAAGGGCAAGCTGCAGTACTCTCAACATAAGGTGGGGGTTATTG ATGATGTGGCACAGCCCAGTGCAACCTGTGTGGTTGACACCACAACCCCAGAGAACATGGACAGAACCCTGCTGTGCTCAGCTGACCTCCAGCCCCTGACCCAGTTCATCTGGAGGAGTCCTGAGGGGTCAGAGAGTCCTGGACCTGAACTGTTCATACCTGGGGGGGAGAACCAGGATTCTGAGAACCAGGAGTCTATCTACACATGTGTGGTGAAAAACCCTGTGAGTGAGAAAAGTGCAGAGTTCACCCTGAAGAACTGCTACACTG AGGAAGGCTCATCCAGTGTCCTGGCTGTGGTCCTGTCCATTCTCCTTCCACTCATCTTAGTTGCTGTTCTGGCATTTCTCTTGTGGTACTACTGGAGGAAATGCAAGAAAC CAGCTGAAGCTGCACTGACAAAATCTGAAGAAGAGAAAGGACTGGTGGAAGATATAAAACAAG GAAACAAAGATCCTGAGGATGACCATTCTGAGAACACTGGAAATATAACTTTTATACCAAAAG GAATGGTAAAAGAGCAGATAGAGCTGATAAACAAGCAGAATGCAGATCCAAATAGGACATGGCAAACTGAACCAGCTGGAAGAATTTTCTCTCCAACTAAAAGTAGGGGTCACAGCCTTCtatacagacagaatgacagtctctcagacaaacagacag TGACAGACACAGAGCATGTACAGGACAAGCCCAACCCAGGCCAACAAGACCTAGTCACACCAGACCACACCCAGGCCCAACAAGACCTAGTCACAGCAGACCCCACCCCTGCCCAACAAGACCTAGTCACACCAGACACCACCCCTGCCCAACAAGACCTAGTCACACCAGACCCCACCCCTGCCCAACAAGACCTAGTCACACCAGACCCCACCCAGGCCCAACAAGACCTACTCACACCAGACCACTCCCAGGCCCAACAAGACCTAGTCACACCAGACCCCACCCCTGCCCAACAAGACCTAGTCACACCAGACCCCACCCCTGCCCAACAAGACCTAGTCACACCAGACCCCACCCCTGCCCAACATGACCTAGTCACACCAGACCCCACCCCTGCCCAACAAGACCTAGTCACACCAGACCACTCCCAGGCCCAACAAGACCTAGTAACACCAGACCCCACCCCTGCCCAACAAGACCTAGTCACACCAGACCCCACCCCTGCCCAACAAGACCTAGTCACACCAGACCCCACCCAGGCCCAACAAGACCTAGTCACACCAGACCACTCCCAGGCCCAACAAGACCTAGTCACACCAGACCCCACCCCTGCCCAACATGACCTAGTCACACCAGACCCCACCCAGGCCCAACAAGACCTACTCACACCAGACCACTCCCAGGCCCAACAAGACCTAGTCACACCAGACCCCACCCCTGCCCAACAAGACCTAGTCACACCAGACCCCACCCAGGCCCAACAAGACCTACTCACATCAGACCACTCCCAGGCCCAACAAGACCTACTCACACCAGAACCCACCCCTGCCCAACAAGACCTAGTCACACCAGACCCCACCCAGGCCCAACAAGACCTAGTCACACCAGACCCCACCCCTGCCCAACAAGACCTAGTCACACCAGACCCTACCCCTGCCCAACAAGACCTAGTCACACCAGACCACTCCCAGGCCCAACAAGACCTAGTCACACCAGAATCCAAAGAATCCAAGCTAGGCACGCCCACACCAGAACCCAACCAGGAAACAGTTCCAGCTCCAGAGACAGCTCCAGGCCAAAAATACCCAATCACAACAGAGACAGCTTCAGGACAAAAATACCCAATCACAACAGAGACAGCTTCAGGACAAAAATACCCAATCACAGCAGGGACAGCTCCAGGCCACGCAGACTGA
- the LOC112233793 gene encoding cell surface glycoprotein 1 isoform X7, producing the protein MAGSFLGKVIIPLLAYFLAEVTGEQQYGGLGREITLTPKVSGQPEDILWKHNGNKVVEFDRSQNVEYGRYKGRTILDWDSGALTIKGLTDADSGPYELEAVVKGKLQYSQHKVGVIDDVAQPSATCVVDTTTPENMDRTLLCSADLQPLTQFIWRSPEGSESPGPELFIPGGENQDSENQESIYTCVVKNPVSEKSAEFTLKNCYTAAEAALTKSEEEKGLVEDIKQGNKDPEDDHSENTGNITFIPKGMVKEQIELINKQNADPNRTWQTEPAGRIFSPTKSRGHSLLYRQNDSLSDKQTVTDTEHVQDKPNPGQQDLVTPDHTQAQQDLVTADPTPAQQDLVTPDTTPAQQDLVTPDPTPAQQDLVTPDPTQAQQDLLTPDHSQAQQDLVTPDPTPAQQDLVTPDPTPAQQDLVTPDPTPAQHDLVTPDPTPAQQDLVTPDHSQAQQDLVTPDPTPAQQDLVTPDPTPAQQDLVTPDPTQAQQDLVTPDHSQAQQDLVTPDPTPAQHDLVTPDPTQAQQDLLTPDHSQAQQDLVTPDPTPAQQDLVTPDPTQAQQDLLTSDHSQAQQDLLTPEPTPAQQDLVTPDPTQAQQDLVTPDPTPAQQDLVTPDPTPAQQDLVTPDHSQAQQDLVTPESKESKLGTPTPEPNQETVPAPETAPGQKYPITTETASGQKYPITTETASGQKYPITAGTAPGHAD; encoded by the exons ATGGCAGGTAGCTTTTTGGGGAAAGTTATCATACCGCTTTTGGCTTATTTTCTCG CGGAGGTGACAGGTGAACAGCAGTATGGTGGCCTGGGAAGAGAGATCACCCTGACCCCCAAGGTCTCAGGTCAGCCTGAGGACATCCTGTGGAAACACAATGGGAACAAGGTGGTGGAGTTTGATAGGAGTCAGAATGTTGAGTATGGCAGGTATAAAGGCAGGACCATCCTGGACTGGGACTCTGGAGCGCTAACTATCAAAGGTCTCACTGATGCAGACAGTGGGCCCTATGAGTTAGAGGCTGTCGTCAAGGGCAAGCTGCAGTACTCTCAACATAAGGTGGGGGTTATTG ATGATGTGGCACAGCCCAGTGCAACCTGTGTGGTTGACACCACAACCCCAGAGAACATGGACAGAACCCTGCTGTGCTCAGCTGACCTCCAGCCCCTGACCCAGTTCATCTGGAGGAGTCCTGAGGGGTCAGAGAGTCCTGGACCTGAACTGTTCATACCTGGGGGGGAGAACCAGGATTCTGAGAACCAGGAGTCTATCTACACATGTGTGGTGAAAAACCCTGTGAGTGAGAAAAGTGCAGAGTTCACCCTGAAGAACTGCTACACTG CAGCTGAAGCTGCACTGACAAAATCTGAAGAAGAGAAAGGACTGGTGGAAGATATAAAACAAG GAAACAAAGATCCTGAGGATGACCATTCTGAGAACACTGGAAATATAACTTTTATACCAAAAG GAATGGTAAAAGAGCAGATAGAGCTGATAAACAAGCAGAATGCAGATCCAAATAGGACATGGCAAACTGAACCAGCTGGAAGAATTTTCTCTCCAACTAAAAGTAGGGGTCACAGCCTTCtatacagacagaatgacagtctctcagacaaacagacag TGACAGACACAGAGCATGTACAGGACAAGCCCAACCCAGGCCAACAAGACCTAGTCACACCAGACCACACCCAGGCCCAACAAGACCTAGTCACAGCAGACCCCACCCCTGCCCAACAAGACCTAGTCACACCAGACACCACCCCTGCCCAACAAGACCTAGTCACACCAGACCCCACCCCTGCCCAACAAGACCTAGTCACACCAGACCCCACCCAGGCCCAACAAGACCTACTCACACCAGACCACTCCCAGGCCCAACAAGACCTAGTCACACCAGACCCCACCCCTGCCCAACAAGACCTAGTCACACCAGACCCCACCCCTGCCCAACAAGACCTAGTCACACCAGACCCCACCCCTGCCCAACATGACCTAGTCACACCAGACCCCACCCCTGCCCAACAAGACCTAGTCACACCAGACCACTCCCAGGCCCAACAAGACCTAGTAACACCAGACCCCACCCCTGCCCAACAAGACCTAGTCACACCAGACCCCACCCCTGCCCAACAAGACCTAGTCACACCAGACCCCACCCAGGCCCAACAAGACCTAGTCACACCAGACCACTCCCAGGCCCAACAAGACCTAGTCACACCAGACCCCACCCCTGCCCAACATGACCTAGTCACACCAGACCCCACCCAGGCCCAACAAGACCTACTCACACCAGACCACTCCCAGGCCCAACAAGACCTAGTCACACCAGACCCCACCCCTGCCCAACAAGACCTAGTCACACCAGACCCCACCCAGGCCCAACAAGACCTACTCACATCAGACCACTCCCAGGCCCAACAAGACCTACTCACACCAGAACCCACCCCTGCCCAACAAGACCTAGTCACACCAGACCCCACCCAGGCCCAACAAGACCTAGTCACACCAGACCCCACCCCTGCCCAACAAGACCTAGTCACACCAGACCCTACCCCTGCCCAACAAGACCTAGTCACACCAGACCACTCCCAGGCCCAACAAGACCTAGTCACACCAGAATCCAAAGAATCCAAGCTAGGCACGCCCACACCAGAACCCAACCAGGAAACAGTTCCAGCTCCAGAGACAGCTCCAGGCCAAAAATACCCAATCACAACAGAGACAGCTTCAGGACAAAAATACCCAATCACAACAGAGACAGCTTCAGGACAAAAATACCCAATCACAGCAGGGACAGCTCCAGGCCACGCAGACTGA